A genomic segment from Triticum dicoccoides isolate Atlit2015 ecotype Zavitan chromosome 1A, WEW_v2.0, whole genome shotgun sequence encodes:
- the LOC119278555 gene encoding cytochrome b-c1 complex subunit 9-like, producing MGLWDAMYRVVMRRNGVYVTFVVAGAFAGERLVDYGVNKVWEMNNVGKRYQDISVLGQRPVEE from the exons ATGGGTCTCTGGGATGCCATGTACCGCGTGGTGATGCGCCGTAACGGCGTGTACGTCACCTTCGTCGTCGCCGGCGCCTTCGCTGGCGAGCGG CTggtggactacggcgtcaacaaggTCTGGGAGATGAACAACGTCGGG AAACGGTATCAAGACATATCAGTTCTGGGGCAAAGGCCGGTTGAGGAGTGA